A portion of the Blautia hansenii DSM 20583 genome contains these proteins:
- a CDS encoding L-fucose/L-arabinose isomerase family protein, producing MNLSNMPELKLGIVAVSRDCFPMSLSENRRKAVVEAYKKNFSGEIFECPTVVESETDMLKAAKELREAGCNAQIVYLGNFGPETEETMLVKAFHGPSMVVAAAEEGNLVQGRGDAYCGMLNASYNLKLRNLNAYIPEYPVGTAEEIAEMINEFAPIARAVVALKNLKIISFGPRPANFLACNAPIKRLYDLGVEIEENSELDLFEAFNKHADDPRIPDVVKEMEAELGEGNMKPEILPKLAQYEITLLDWVEAHKGSRKYVTLTTKCWPAFQTQFGFVPCYVNSRLTDRGIPVSCEVDIWGTLSEYIGTVISQDTVTLLDINNTVPSHIYNEEIKNKYDYTQKDTFMGFHCGNTAASKLTACSMKYQMIMARTLPEEVTQGTLEGDIIPGDITFYRLQSTADCKLRAYIAQGEVLPVATQSFGGIGIFAIPEMGRFYRHVLIEKNYPHHGAVAFGHYGKTLFEVFKFLGVEIDEINYNQPKGALYPTENPFA from the coding sequence ATGAATTTATCAAACATGCCGGAATTAAAATTAGGTATTGTTGCAGTAAGCCGTGACTGTTTCCCGATGTCTTTGTCAGAAAACAGAAGAAAAGCAGTAGTAGAGGCTTACAAGAAAAATTTTAGCGGAGAAATTTTCGAATGCCCCACAGTTGTAGAAAGTGAAACAGATATGCTGAAGGCTGCTAAGGAATTAAGAGAAGCAGGCTGTAACGCACAGATTGTTTACCTTGGCAATTTTGGCCCTGAAACAGAGGAAACTATGCTGGTAAAAGCTTTCCATGGTCCATCCATGGTTGTGGCAGCGGCAGAAGAAGGAAATCTGGTACAAGGCAGAGGCGATGCTTACTGTGGAATGTTAAATGCCAGCTATAATTTAAAGCTGCGTAATTTAAACGCTTATATTCCGGAATATCCTGTGGGAACGGCAGAAGAAATTGCAGAAATGATTAACGAATTTGCACCGATTGCAAGAGCTGTTGTTGCATTGAAAAATCTGAAAATTATTAGCTTTGGTCCAAGACCGGCAAACTTCCTTGCATGTAATGCACCGATTAAGAGATTATATGATTTAGGTGTAGAGATTGAAGAAAACTCTGAGCTTGATTTATTTGAAGCATTTAATAAACATGCAGATGACCCACGTATTCCTGACGTTGTAAAAGAAATGGAAGCAGAGTTAGGCGAAGGAAATATGAAACCTGAAATCCTACCTAAGCTTGCACAGTATGAAATTACCTTATTAGACTGGGTAGAAGCACATAAAGGAAGCAGAAAATATGTAACGCTTACAACAAAATGCTGGCCTGCATTCCAGACACAGTTTGGATTTGTGCCATGTTATGTAAACAGTCGTCTGACAGACAGAGGAATTCCTGTTTCCTGTGAAGTGGATATTTGGGGAACATTAAGTGAATATATCGGTACAGTTATCAGTCAGGATACCGTTACCCTGCTGGATATTAACAACACAGTACCTTCTCATATTTATAATGAAGAAATCAAAAACAAATATGACTATACACAGAAAGATACTTTCATGGGATTTCATTGCGGAAATACAGCGGCAAGCAAGCTGACAGCATGTTCCATGAAGTATCAGATGATTATGGCAAGAACCTTGCCGGAAGAAGTAACACAGGGTACTCTGGAAGGAGATATTATCCCCGGAGATATTACTTTCTATCGCTTACAGAGCACAGCAGACTGCAAGCTTCGTGCATACATTGCACAGGGTGAAGTACTTCCGGTGGCAACACAGAGCTTTGGGGGAATTGGTATTTTTGCAATTCCTGAAATGGGACGTTTCTATCGCCATGTGCTGATTGAAAAAAATTATCCTCATCACGGAGCGGTTGCTTTTGGACATTACGGAAAAACATTGTTTGAAGTATTTAAGTTCTTAGGCGTAGAGATTGATGAAATCAACTACAATCAGCCAAAAGGCGCATTATACCCAACAGAAAATCCATTTGCATAG
- the xylB gene encoding xylulokinase yields MLYIGVDLGTSAVKLLLMNETGKIEKIVSREYPLYFPKPGWSEQNPEDWWKQSLEGIRELTAECDKSQVAGISFGGQMHGLVILDENDEVIRPAILWNDGRTQKETDYLNEVIGKERISACTANIAFAGFTAPKILWVKENEPENFKKIRKIMLPKDYLAYKLSGVHCCDTSDASGMLLFDVKNRCWSKEMLKICGITEEQMPKLFESYETVGTLKDELAEMLQIPNTCKIVAGAGDNAAAAVGTGTVGDGRCNISLGTSGTIFISSKEFGVDPNNALHAFAHADGNYHLMGCMLSAASCNKWWMDEIIGTKDYRKEQAAIDKLGENKVYFLPYLMGERSPHNNPNARGTFIGLTMDTTRADMTQAVLEGVAFAIRDSFEVAKSLGIKIERTKICGGGAKSPLWRKIIANVLNIKVDIIKAEEGPALGGAMLAAVANGEFASVEEAAEKIVEVVDTIEPEQELAAKYEEKYRKFAKIYPTVKDLFKEIV; encoded by the coding sequence ATGTTATATATTGGAGTAGATTTAGGCACTTCGGCGGTAAAACTGCTTTTGATGAATGAAACAGGGAAAATAGAAAAAATTGTATCAAGGGAATATCCTTTGTATTTTCCAAAGCCCGGCTGGTCTGAGCAAAATCCGGAGGATTGGTGGAAACAGAGCTTAGAGGGAATTAGGGAATTGACGGCAGAATGTGACAAAAGTCAGGTGGCAGGCATCAGCTTTGGCGGGCAGATGCACGGCCTTGTAATTTTAGATGAGAATGATGAGGTCATTCGTCCGGCAATTCTGTGGAATGACGGAAGAACACAGAAAGAAACCGATTATTTAAATGAAGTAATCGGAAAAGAAAGAATATCTGCCTGTACAGCGAACATTGCTTTTGCAGGCTTTACAGCGCCGAAAATTTTATGGGTGAAGGAAAATGAGCCGGAGAATTTTAAGAAAATCAGAAAAATCATGCTGCCGAAGGATTACCTGGCATATAAGCTCTCCGGTGTTCACTGCTGCGATACGTCTGACGCATCCGGAATGTTGCTCTTTGATGTGAAAAACAGATGCTGGTCAAAAGAAATGCTGAAAATCTGCGGGATTACAGAAGAACAGATGCCGAAGCTGTTTGAAAGCTATGAAACAGTTGGAACATTAAAGGACGAGCTGGCAGAGATGCTTCAAATTCCGAATACCTGTAAAATTGTGGCAGGTGCCGGAGATAATGCGGCGGCAGCCGTGGGAACCGGAACAGTAGGTGACGGAAGATGTAATATTTCTTTGGGAACCAGCGGAACAATTTTCATTTCCAGCAAGGAATTTGGTGTAGACCCCAATAATGCGCTCCACGCATTTGCCCACGCAGATGGCAATTATCATTTAATGGGATGTATGTTAAGTGCAGCATCCTGCAATAAGTGGTGGATGGATGAAATTATCGGTACAAAGGATTACAGAAAAGAACAGGCGGCGATTGACAAGCTGGGGGAAAATAAGGTATACTTTCTTCCATATCTGATGGGAGAACGTTCTCCTCACAACAATCCAAATGCAAGAGGAACTTTTATCGGACTTACCATGGACACAACGAGAGCGGATATGACGCAGGCTGTTTTGGAAGGCGTTGCTTTTGCCATTCGAGACTCTTTTGAGGTGGCAAAATCTCTGGGAATTAAAATTGAGAGAACAAAAATCTGCGGCGGCGGAGCAAAAAGCCCTCTTTGGAGAAAAATAATTGCAAATGTTTTAAATATTAAAGTGGATATTATCAAAGCAGAAGAAGGACCGGCTTTAGGCGGAGCTATGTTGGCGGCTGTTGCCAACGGAGAATTTGCTTCTGTGGAGGAAGCGGCAGAAAAGATTGTAGAGGTTGTTGATACCATAGAACCTGAGCAGGAATTAGCTGCAAAATACGAGGAGAAATATCGGAAATTTGCGAAAATCTATCCCACAGTGAAGGATTTATTTAAAGAAATTGTATAA
- a CDS encoding transporter substrate-binding domain-containing protein: MRKSAKKVISILCCMTVLLTGLSGCSLGKEKARPIESGTLKVGMNLQIDKMCYVPSQSSMPEGFEVEVAQKIAEKLELKLEIVDTSEENLLKSLDAELYDCVISAVGLADWNKSHYSYTDAYADIAEVKDVIGKNTEDTKIAVFTKKGNPMAKEINKKLVELRKDGSIGEISKKYFEKDISIPVQ; encoded by the coding sequence ATGAGAAAAAGTGCCAAGAAAGTAATAAGTATTTTGTGCTGTATGACCGTGCTCCTTACAGGACTGAGCGGATGCAGCTTAGGAAAAGAAAAAGCAAGACCAATAGAAAGCGGAACTTTAAAGGTAGGTATGAACTTGCAGATTGATAAAATGTGTTATGTGCCATCGCAAAGCAGTATGCCTGAGGGTTTTGAAGTAGAAGTAGCACAGAAAATCGCAGAAAAGCTGGAGCTGAAGCTGGAGATTGTAGATACATCAGAGGAAAATCTTTTGAAATCCTTGGATGCGGAACTATATGACTGTGTCATATCAGCAGTGGGGCTTGCAGACTGGAATAAGAGCCATTATTCCTACACTGATGCTTATGCAGACATTGCAGAGGTAAAAGATGTAATAGGAAAAAACACAGAAGATACAAAAATTGCGGTTTTTACGAAAAAAGGTAATCCTATGGCGAAAGAAATCAATAAAAAATTAGTTGAACTCAGAAAAGACGGAAGTATCGGAGAGATTTCAAAAAAATATTTTGAAAAGGATATCAGTATTCCGGTTCAATAA